A single Ignisphaera cupida DNA region contains:
- a CDS encoding M28 family metallopeptidase, with the protein MSLAPLLALAKAELMAVAISLTGLTLLSLEEELYIPILTLMLGHLLRRRSANVVTSFGSGEKRIVVMAHYDSAKAAYSFNPRRVHMLRRTIYVNFFSSILVVVMTIVGVFLFRYALFTALILSTPLWLTVAILIHRELFHNYVPGANDNASGVAVVLGLAESLKREEQSLGSKISLYIVFTGAEEVGMLGSYYFRKYNPHLLSNAIIINVDNPGFGKLYLTECEGVVLTWCSNKEFRTFIHKFAKSKGINTMVYKLLPTDATPLMRSGYKATSLMAFANGMIKNYHWYSDTADGIDSRNLAKARDILLELIKSLAIY; encoded by the coding sequence ATGTCGCTAGCTCCTCTACTAGCCCTAGCTAAAGCTGAGTTAATGGCTGTAGCAATCTCATTAACAGGTTTAACATTACTATCGCTTGAAGAAGAGCTGTACATACCAATATTAACGCTGATGCTAGGCCATTTGTTGAGAAGGAGATCAGCAAATGTTGTGACTAGTTTTGGATCTGGGGAGAAGAGAATAGTTGTTATGGCACATTACGATAGTGCTAAAGCTGCTTATAGCTTCAATCCTCGTAGAGTTCACATGCTTAGACGCACTATCTATGTTAACTTCTTTTCATCGATTTTAGTTGTTGTTATGACCATAGTAGGTGTGTTTTTATTTCGCTATGCTCTTTTCACAGCTTTAATTCTGTCAACACCTCTATGGCTAACAGTAGCAATACTAATTCATAGAGAGCTTTTCCACAACTATGTCCCCGGGGCTAACGACAATGCATCGGGAGTTGCAGTAGTTCTAGGATTGGCAGAATCTCTTAAGAGGGAAGAGCAGAGCCTCGGTAGCAAGATCTCTTTGTATATAGTGTTTACTGGAGCTGAGGAAGTGGGAATGCTAGGATCATACTACTTTCGCAAGTACAATCCACATTTACTATCGAATGCAATAATAATCAATGTTGATAATCCAGGTTTTGGAAAATTATATCTAACAGAATGCGAAGGCGTTGTATTGACATGGTGCTCTAATAAAGAGTTTAGAACATTCATACACAAATTCGCTAAGAGCAAGGGGATAAATACAATGGTATACAAACTCTTACCAACAGATGCAACACCTTTAATGAGATCAGGATATAAAGCAACAAGTTTAATGGCCTTTGCTAATGGTATGATCAAAAACTATCACTGGTATAGCGACACAGCAGATGGTATAGACTCTAGAAACTTGGCTAAAGCTAGGGATATACTATTGGAACTTATAAAAAGTTTAGCAATTTATTAG
- a CDS encoding sugar ABC transporter ATP-binding protein, with protein MPLLLQTRGIVKKFPGTIALKGVDFDLGVGEVHVLVGQNGAGKSTFLKIINGILTPDDGEIYVNGAKVFIDSPMKAKKLGITLTHQEATLTPNLTIAEYMFLTAKISRKSFALLRNSELAELGKKYLEFVGLSVNPMTKIKDLRAAEKQLVQVARALAEGGKVICMDEPTSALTKSEVLHLFNVIRELKKKDVSVILVTHKIDEVFEIGDRVTVLRDGEKIGTFNVSEVTHEKLVELMIGKPLVEFYEVGMAAKKKVEIQATPLLEVRNLYTTPSLPIEVPLKGLSFTLYKGEILGVTGLLGAGKTELGKALIGMEKITRGEIYIEGKRVRIGNPVDARKYGIFYLPEDRNREGLVLLLSVRDNIVLPSITSICKLHLLRDLKLEQRIADWYIKRLRIVAPSPEVRVDNLSGGNKQKVVIAKTLETRPKILILDEPTFGIDISAKMEIRRIIAELASGGYGIILLSSDIDEVLALSDKVLVLKDGVQIGLYQREELDRDKLIKLLGAKV; from the coding sequence ATGCCTTTACTATTGCAAACAAGGGGTATTGTTAAAAAGTTTCCTGGAACTATTGCTTTGAAGGGTGTTGATTTTGATTTGGGTGTAGGCGAGGTTCATGTGCTAGTTGGTCAGAATGGTGCTGGAAAATCTACGTTTCTCAAGATTATCAATGGTATACTTACACCAGATGATGGCGAGATTTATGTGAATGGGGCAAAGGTTTTTATAGATAGTCCTATGAAGGCTAAGAAACTTGGCATAACTCTTACTCATCAAGAAGCTACGTTAACTCCTAATTTAACTATTGCTGAATACATGTTTTTAACTGCAAAAATTTCGAGAAAATCGTTTGCTTTGCTAAGGAATAGCGAATTAGCTGAGCTGGGCAAAAAGTATTTGGAGTTTGTTGGTCTTAGCGTAAATCCAATGACTAAAATCAAGGATCTTAGAGCAGCTGAGAAGCAGCTTGTTCAAGTTGCAAGGGCTTTGGCTGAAGGTGGTAAAGTGATATGTATGGATGAGCCAACAAGTGCTCTTACAAAATCAGAAGTGCTTCATCTCTTCAATGTTATTAGGGAGCTGAAGAAGAAAGATGTTTCTGTAATTCTTGTAACGCATAAAATAGATGAGGTGTTTGAGATAGGGGATAGGGTTACTGTGCTTAGAGATGGAGAAAAAATTGGAACATTCAATGTTAGTGAAGTAACTCATGAAAAGCTTGTGGAGTTAATGATAGGTAAGCCTCTAGTGGAATTCTATGAGGTGGGTATGGCAGCTAAGAAGAAGGTGGAGATCCAAGCAACACCTCTTCTAGAAGTGAGAAATCTTTATACAACACCATCACTTCCCATAGAGGTTCCATTGAAAGGTCTCTCATTCACACTTTACAAAGGTGAGATTCTTGGTGTAACAGGCTTGTTGGGTGCTGGAAAAACGGAATTGGGCAAAGCTCTTATAGGTATGGAGAAAATAACAAGGGGAGAGATATATATTGAGGGTAAAAGAGTTAGAATAGGAAATCCTGTTGATGCGAGAAAATATGGTATTTTTTACCTACCTGAGGACAGAAATAGAGAAGGACTGGTTTTACTATTATCGGTAAGAGACAACATTGTGTTACCATCAATTACAAGTATATGCAAGTTGCATCTCCTTAGAGATTTAAAACTTGAACAGAGAATTGCGGATTGGTATATAAAAAGATTGAGAATAGTAGCTCCATCACCAGAGGTTAGAGTTGATAATTTGAGTGGTGGTAATAAGCAGAAGGTTGTAATAGCAAAAACTCTTGAAACTCGCCCCAAAATACTAATACTTGATGAACCCACTTTTGGAATAGATATTAGTGCTAAGATGGAGATAAGAAGAATTATTGCAGAACTTGCTAGTGGAGGTTATGGAATAATATTGTTGTCTTCAGATATTGACGAGGTTTTGGCGCTTTCAGATAAGGTGTTGGTGCTAAAGGATGGAGTGCAGATAGGTTTGTATCAACGTGAGGAACTAGATAGGGATAAACTTATTAAATTGTTGGGTGCTAAGGTTTAA
- a CDS encoding ABC transporter permease has protein sequence MKSNVLNKLNMLRKITSHEMFPPAMSLLMLYIISASISPQFLTTYNQYVLILQTVPLALLALGESLIIMMGSIDLSPGSVMALTGTISAILIKQLGFDPGLGIAAGILCGTLIGFLNGLMVTKAKIFSFVSSLAILVIGRGFVLILTQGRSITGLVEFRVFTYVTILGLPVMVWVFILLLIVLYIVVRRTSVGLVLYGLGGNEEAVRVSGVRVDFFKVLAFSLAGTLYGLSGQIMNARLEIAYPWTGWGYELDAIASCVLGGYYLTGGVGNPVGPVLGAYVLTMITNIFVLIGLDPYFQWVVKGIILIGAAAILTRGLRYVK, from the coding sequence TTGAAATCCAATGTTCTAAACAAGTTAAATATGCTAAGAAAAATAACTTCTCATGAAATGTTTCCTCCAGCAATGTCACTGCTGATGCTATACATCATCTCCGCTTCAATATCTCCCCAGTTTCTAACCACATACAACCAGTATGTACTAATACTTCAAACAGTACCACTAGCTTTACTGGCTCTTGGAGAATCTCTAATCATTATGATGGGTAGCATAGACTTATCTCCTGGATCGGTAATGGCTCTTACAGGCACAATCTCTGCTATACTAATTAAGCAACTTGGTTTTGACCCTGGCTTGGGTATTGCTGCTGGAATATTGTGTGGTACTCTGATAGGTTTTCTCAATGGTTTAATGGTTACAAAGGCAAAGATATTCTCCTTTGTGTCTAGCCTAGCTATTTTAGTTATTGGAAGAGGATTTGTGTTAATACTTACTCAGGGTAGGTCAATAACTGGTTTAGTAGAGTTTAGAGTATTTACATATGTAACAATTCTTGGGCTACCGGTAATGGTTTGGGTATTCATATTGTTGCTAATAGTGCTATATATTGTTGTTAGAAGAACATCTGTGGGTTTGGTGCTTTATGGGCTTGGGGGAAACGAGGAAGCTGTGAGAGTATCTGGTGTTAGAGTAGACTTCTTCAAGGTGCTAGCATTCTCACTGGCAGGTACTCTCTATGGGCTTTCTGGACAAATAATGAATGCTAGACTTGAAATAGCTTATCCATGGACTGGATGGGGCTATGAACTAGATGCTATAGCTTCATGTGTGCTAGGAGGATATTACTTAACTGGTGGTGTAGGCAATCCTGTAGGCCCAGTGCTAGGAGCATATGTACTAACAATGATTACTAACATATTTGTTTTGATAGGTTTAGACCCATATTTCCAATGGGTTGTCAAGGGAATAATACTGATAGGAGCAGCTGCAATACTAACCAGAGGTCTGAGATACGTTAAGTAA
- a CDS encoding substrate-binding domain-containing protein: MSAPRAISRLVVFLVVGIIIGVLIGYFAGYSMAPSAPPTTIIRTVEKTVTQTIGTTVTVTTGPQAVKEIKLALFVVDFGHPYFKGMAAGAQRAVEYFQKIGLPVTMDVFDAKNDPATQVSQIETAIGKGYTVLLVNPITYEAAEPALRKAKDAKIPVFTLDRDVADKTLRIAFVGTDNVAAAEVEARYFLKTLESRGYSKPWKIVILNGLPGASSAEERKKGFHNVLDPLVQKGEVQIVYEDYADFRSDTAYSKMQSLLARTRDIHGVIAANDEMILGAIKALRDAGLKPCEQVVTFGFDAISAAVEATKEGTLCGTIGQAAFLQGYWGVLAAVYHVLYGWNPPTDWIKTPVVPVMKENIDWFGYVISTPISLPVIPIEPYTAY; this comes from the coding sequence ATGAGCGCACCAAGGGCTATAAGCAGATTGGTTGTATTTCTCGTTGTAGGAATTATCATTGGCGTGTTAATAGGGTATTTCGCTGGTTATAGCATGGCTCCCTCAGCTCCTCCAACAACAATTATACGAACCGTGGAGAAAACAGTTACACAAACCATTGGCACAACCGTTACGGTAACAACTGGGCCTCAAGCTGTAAAGGAGATAAAGCTAGCACTATTTGTTGTTGATTTTGGCCATCCATACTTCAAGGGTATGGCTGCTGGTGCTCAAAGAGCTGTTGAGTATTTCCAGAAAATAGGTTTGCCAGTTACTATGGATGTGTTTGATGCTAAAAACGATCCTGCAACACAAGTTTCTCAAATAGAAACAGCAATTGGTAAGGGATATACTGTTTTGCTTGTTAATCCAATAACTTATGAGGCTGCAGAACCCGCATTGAGAAAAGCTAAAGATGCTAAAATACCTGTGTTCACACTTGATAGAGATGTGGCTGATAAAACTCTTAGAATAGCATTTGTTGGTACAGATAATGTGGCTGCAGCTGAGGTAGAGGCTCGATACTTCTTAAAAACACTAGAGTCTAGGGGGTATTCAAAACCATGGAAAATAGTTATACTAAATGGATTGCCTGGAGCATCCTCAGCTGAGGAGAGAAAGAAAGGATTTCACAATGTTCTTGATCCATTAGTACAGAAAGGAGAGGTTCAAATAGTTTATGAGGATTATGCAGACTTTAGAAGCGATACAGCATATTCAAAAATGCAGTCACTTCTAGCTAGAACACGTGATATTCACGGCGTAATTGCAGCAAATGATGAAATGATACTTGGAGCAATTAAGGCATTACGAGATGCAGGCTTAAAGCCATGTGAACAAGTAGTTACATTTGGTTTTGACGCAATTTCAGCAGCGGTAGAAGCTACAAAAGAAGGAACACTTTGTGGAACAATAGGACAAGCAGCATTTCTACAGGGATACTGGGGAGTACTAGCAGCAGTATACCATGTTCTCTACGGCTGGAACCCACCCACAGACTGGATCAAAACACCTGTAGTACCAGTCATGAAGGAAAACATTGACTGGTTTGGATACGTCATCTCAACACCTATATCACTACCAGTTATACCAATTGAGCCTTACACAGCATACTAA